One Thunnus thynnus chromosome 21, fThuThy2.1, whole genome shotgun sequence DNA segment encodes these proteins:
- the sh3kbp1 gene encoding SH3 domain-containing kinase-binding protein 1 isoform X3 — MMRSDLSNGRASPVSDPSARPSKRVEQIRNRRCKAAFSYVPQHEDELELKIGDIIEIISEVEEGWWEGLLNGKTGMFPSNFTKEIQLESDTPSVDTPTSQEELRSSRTSKDSPGSESDGGDSRSEMGSGEIQPKKIRGFGFGDIFKDQPIKLRPRSMEADSEGDKTNEGKAASVSADTMKTEPDSKAKGRELCKVLFPYEAQNEDELSIKEGEIINIITKDCADAGWWMGEIGGRQGVFPDNFVKLLEAEKERPKKPPPPSAPSAKHTTEKRPDVKKVPPERPEHLPQRDQDRGEEVKVGDIPKPSLPSILPKKPLPPKTSSSSSSSSQPPRRPERPPTLACESPKSEGGASTPDSAPDRSHDADVDLDAVVSSTEKLSHPTASRPRVTDRRPRSQIITPSSLASIDLDVPAPEERKERDRRKDEHESVHTRSVDVSLRKGVPIYSVPETKAPLPTKPSVLSPPNSSGHRPASPSSSSGLSPSPELRHSPVTPPTLEELRNQLRDLRASVELLKNQHRQEMKQLASALDEEKKIRLSLQMEVEHIKKNLGK, encoded by the exons ATGATGAGATCTGACCTTTCCAACGGCAGAGCCAGCCCCGTGTCCGACCCCAGCGCACGGCCGAGCAAGAGAG TAGAGCAGATCCGTAATCGGAGGTGTAAAGCGGCGTTCAGCTACGTGCCTCAACATGAAGATGAGCTAGAATTGAAAATAGGAGACATCATTGAGATTATATCAGAG gtaGAGGAGGGCTGGTGGGAGGGACTTCTAAATGGGAAGACCGGCATGTTTCCCTCCAATTTCACCAAAGAGATCCAATTGGAGTCGGACACGCCCTCTGTAGACACGCCCACCTCGCAGGAGGAGCTCCGCAGCAGCCGCACCA gtaagGACAGCCCAGGCAGTGAGAGTGATGGAGGGGACAGTCGGTCAGAAATGGGGTCAGGAGAAATCCAGCCTAAGAAG ATCAGAGGGTTCGGCTTtggtgacatcttcaaagaCCAGCCCATCAAGCTCAGACCTCGCTCCATGGAAGCGGACTCAGAGGGGGAcaag ACTAACGAGGGGAAAGCAGCGAGTGTCTCCGCTGACACCATGAAGACCGAACCTGACAGCAAAGCCAAAG GGCGGGAGCTGTGTAAAGTCCTCTTTCCGTATGAAGCACAAAATGAAgatgagctgtcaatcaaagaaGGGGaaatcatcaacatcatcaccaAG GACTGTGCTGACGCAGGTTGGTGGATGGGGGAGATCGGAGGAAGGCAAGGTGTCTTCCCAGATAACTTTGTCAAGCTGCTAGAAGCCGAAAAAGAG AGACCAAAGAAACCGCCTCCTCCCAGCGCACCGTCAGCCAAACACACAACAG AGAAAAGGCCGGACGTCAAGAAGGTTCCTCCTGAGCGGCCCGAGCATCTGCCACAGAGAGACCAGGATCGAG gtgaagAGGTGAAGGTTGGAGACATCCCCAAGCCCTCCCTCCCGTCTATCCTTCCCAAGAAACCCCTCCCCCCAAAGAcaagctcctcctcctcctcttcctcccaaCCCCCGCGGCGCCCCGAGAGACCACCCACTCTAGC GTGTGAAAGCCCAAAGTCTGAGGGCGGGGCTTCGACACCCGATTCTGCCCCTGACAGGTCACATGACGCTG aTGTGGACCTGGACGCCGTGGTGTCGTCAACAGAGAAGCTGAGTCATCCGACGGCGTCACGGCCGAGAGTGACAGACCGCCGGCCTCGCTCACAGATCATCACACCT TCTTCTCTGGCCAGCATCGACCTCGACGTCCCCGCCccggaggagaggaaggagagggacCGACGGAAGGACGAGCACGAGTCTGTCCATACCAGATCGGTAGACGTTTCCCTGAGGAAAGGCGTTCCCATCTACTCT GTACCTGAGACTAAAGCACCTCTGCCCACCAAACCCTCTGTCCTGAGCCCGCCAAACAGCTCCGGCCATCGCCCCGCCTCCCCGTCTTCCTCCTCGGGTCTAAGCCCCTCCCCCGAGCTCCGGCATTCGCCCGTGACCCCGCCGACGCTGGAGGAACTCAGGAATCAGCTTCGAGACCTGAGGGCCTCCGTAGAGCTGCTGAAGAACCAGCACAG GCAGGAGATGAAGCAGCTGGCCAGTGCGCTGGACGAGGAGAAGAAGATTCGTCTTAGTTTACAG atggaAGTAGAGCACATAAAGAAGAACCTGGGGAAATGA
- the sh3kbp1 gene encoding SH3 domain-containing kinase-binding protein 1 isoform X5 translates to MVEAVVEFDYEAQQDDELSLTVGDIIVNIRRDDGGWWEGELGGRRGLFPDNFVREIKKEGKREAGQASMMRSDLSNGRASPVSDPSARPSKRVEQIRNRRCKAAFSYVPQHEDELELKIGDIIEIISEVEEGWWEGLLNGKTGMFPSNFTKEIQLESDTPSVDTPTSQEELRSSRTSKDSPGSESDGGDSRSEMGSGEIQPKKIRGFGFGDIFKDQPIKLRPRSMEADSEGDKTNEGKAASVSADTMKTEPDSKAKGRELCKVLFPYEAQNEDELSIKEGEIINIITKDCADAGWWMGEIGGRQGVFPDNFVKLLEAEKERPKKPPPPSAPSAKHTTDVDLDAVVSSTEKLSHPTASRPRVTDRRPRSQIITPSSLASIDLDVPAPEERKERDRRKDEHESVHTRSVDVSLRKGVPIYSVPETKAPLPTKPSVLSPPNSSGHRPASPSSSSGLSPSPELRHSPVTPPTLEELRNQLRDLRASVELLKNQHRQEMKQLASALDEEKKIRLSLQMEVEHIKKNLGK, encoded by the exons TGGAAGCCGTGGTGGAGTTTGACTATGAGGCTCAGCAGGACGATGAGTTGAGCCTGACGGTGGGTGACATCATCGTGAACATACGGCGAGATGACGGAGGATGGTGGGAAGGTGAGCTGGGAGGACGGAGGGGGCTGTTCCCCGATAACTTTGTCAGG gagaTAAAGAAAGAAGGGAAGCGAGAAGCAGGACAGGCGAGCATGATGAGATCTGACCTTTCCAACGGCAGAGCCAGCCCCGTGTCCGACCCCAGCGCACGGCCGAGCAAGAGAG TAGAGCAGATCCGTAATCGGAGGTGTAAAGCGGCGTTCAGCTACGTGCCTCAACATGAAGATGAGCTAGAATTGAAAATAGGAGACATCATTGAGATTATATCAGAG gtaGAGGAGGGCTGGTGGGAGGGACTTCTAAATGGGAAGACCGGCATGTTTCCCTCCAATTTCACCAAAGAGATCCAATTGGAGTCGGACACGCCCTCTGTAGACACGCCCACCTCGCAGGAGGAGCTCCGCAGCAGCCGCACCA gtaagGACAGCCCAGGCAGTGAGAGTGATGGAGGGGACAGTCGGTCAGAAATGGGGTCAGGAGAAATCCAGCCTAAGAAG ATCAGAGGGTTCGGCTTtggtgacatcttcaaagaCCAGCCCATCAAGCTCAGACCTCGCTCCATGGAAGCGGACTCAGAGGGGGAcaag ACTAACGAGGGGAAAGCAGCGAGTGTCTCCGCTGACACCATGAAGACCGAACCTGACAGCAAAGCCAAAG GGCGGGAGCTGTGTAAAGTCCTCTTTCCGTATGAAGCACAAAATGAAgatgagctgtcaatcaaagaaGGGGaaatcatcaacatcatcaccaAG GACTGTGCTGACGCAGGTTGGTGGATGGGGGAGATCGGAGGAAGGCAAGGTGTCTTCCCAGATAACTTTGTCAAGCTGCTAGAAGCCGAAAAAGAG AGACCAAAGAAACCGCCTCCTCCCAGCGCACCGTCAGCCAAACACACAACAG aTGTGGACCTGGACGCCGTGGTGTCGTCAACAGAGAAGCTGAGTCATCCGACGGCGTCACGGCCGAGAGTGACAGACCGCCGGCCTCGCTCACAGATCATCACACCT TCTTCTCTGGCCAGCATCGACCTCGACGTCCCCGCCccggaggagaggaaggagagggacCGACGGAAGGACGAGCACGAGTCTGTCCATACCAGATCGGTAGACGTTTCCCTGAGGAAAGGCGTTCCCATCTACTCT GTACCTGAGACTAAAGCACCTCTGCCCACCAAACCCTCTGTCCTGAGCCCGCCAAACAGCTCCGGCCATCGCCCCGCCTCCCCGTCTTCCTCCTCGGGTCTAAGCCCCTCCCCCGAGCTCCGGCATTCGCCCGTGACCCCGCCGACGCTGGAGGAACTCAGGAATCAGCTTCGAGACCTGAGGGCCTCCGTAGAGCTGCTGAAGAACCAGCACAG GCAGGAGATGAAGCAGCTGGCCAGTGCGCTGGACGAGGAGAAGAAGATTCGTCTTAGTTTACAG atggaAGTAGAGCACATAAAGAAGAACCTGGGGAAATGA
- the sh3kbp1 gene encoding SH3 domain-containing kinase-binding protein 1 isoform X4, with product MVEAVVEFDYEAQQDDELSLTVGDIIVNIRRDDGGWWEGELGGRRGLFPDNFVREIKKEGKREAGQASMMRSDLSNGRASPVSDPSARPSKRVEQIRNRRCKAAFSYVPQHEDELELKIGDIIEIISEVEEGWWEGLLNGKTGMFPSNFTKEIQLESDTPSVDTPTSQEELRSSRTSKDSPGSESDGGDSRSEMGSGEIQPKKIRGFGFGDIFKDQPIKLRPRSMEADSEGDKTNEGKAASVSADTMKTEPDSKAKGRELCKVLFPYEAQNEDELSIKEGEIINIITKDCADAGWWMGEIGGRQGVFPDNFVKLLEAEKERPKKPPPPSAPSAKHTTEKRPDVKKVPPERPEHLPQRDQDRDVDLDAVVSSTEKLSHPTASRPRVTDRRPRSQIITPSSLASIDLDVPAPEERKERDRRKDEHESVHTRSVDVSLRKGVPIYSVPETKAPLPTKPSVLSPPNSSGHRPASPSSSSGLSPSPELRHSPVTPPTLEELRNQLRDLRASVELLKNQHRQEMKQLASALDEEKKIRLSLQMEVEHIKKNLGK from the exons TGGAAGCCGTGGTGGAGTTTGACTATGAGGCTCAGCAGGACGATGAGTTGAGCCTGACGGTGGGTGACATCATCGTGAACATACGGCGAGATGACGGAGGATGGTGGGAAGGTGAGCTGGGAGGACGGAGGGGGCTGTTCCCCGATAACTTTGTCAGG gagaTAAAGAAAGAAGGGAAGCGAGAAGCAGGACAGGCGAGCATGATGAGATCTGACCTTTCCAACGGCAGAGCCAGCCCCGTGTCCGACCCCAGCGCACGGCCGAGCAAGAGAG TAGAGCAGATCCGTAATCGGAGGTGTAAAGCGGCGTTCAGCTACGTGCCTCAACATGAAGATGAGCTAGAATTGAAAATAGGAGACATCATTGAGATTATATCAGAG gtaGAGGAGGGCTGGTGGGAGGGACTTCTAAATGGGAAGACCGGCATGTTTCCCTCCAATTTCACCAAAGAGATCCAATTGGAGTCGGACACGCCCTCTGTAGACACGCCCACCTCGCAGGAGGAGCTCCGCAGCAGCCGCACCA gtaagGACAGCCCAGGCAGTGAGAGTGATGGAGGGGACAGTCGGTCAGAAATGGGGTCAGGAGAAATCCAGCCTAAGAAG ATCAGAGGGTTCGGCTTtggtgacatcttcaaagaCCAGCCCATCAAGCTCAGACCTCGCTCCATGGAAGCGGACTCAGAGGGGGAcaag ACTAACGAGGGGAAAGCAGCGAGTGTCTCCGCTGACACCATGAAGACCGAACCTGACAGCAAAGCCAAAG GGCGGGAGCTGTGTAAAGTCCTCTTTCCGTATGAAGCACAAAATGAAgatgagctgtcaatcaaagaaGGGGaaatcatcaacatcatcaccaAG GACTGTGCTGACGCAGGTTGGTGGATGGGGGAGATCGGAGGAAGGCAAGGTGTCTTCCCAGATAACTTTGTCAAGCTGCTAGAAGCCGAAAAAGAG AGACCAAAGAAACCGCCTCCTCCCAGCGCACCGTCAGCCAAACACACAACAG AGAAAAGGCCGGACGTCAAGAAGGTTCCTCCTGAGCGGCCCGAGCATCTGCCACAGAGAGACCAGGATCGAG aTGTGGACCTGGACGCCGTGGTGTCGTCAACAGAGAAGCTGAGTCATCCGACGGCGTCACGGCCGAGAGTGACAGACCGCCGGCCTCGCTCACAGATCATCACACCT TCTTCTCTGGCCAGCATCGACCTCGACGTCCCCGCCccggaggagaggaaggagagggacCGACGGAAGGACGAGCACGAGTCTGTCCATACCAGATCGGTAGACGTTTCCCTGAGGAAAGGCGTTCCCATCTACTCT GTACCTGAGACTAAAGCACCTCTGCCCACCAAACCCTCTGTCCTGAGCCCGCCAAACAGCTCCGGCCATCGCCCCGCCTCCCCGTCTTCCTCCTCGGGTCTAAGCCCCTCCCCCGAGCTCCGGCATTCGCCCGTGACCCCGCCGACGCTGGAGGAACTCAGGAATCAGCTTCGAGACCTGAGGGCCTCCGTAGAGCTGCTGAAGAACCAGCACAG GCAGGAGATGAAGCAGCTGGCCAGTGCGCTGGACGAGGAGAAGAAGATTCGTCTTAGTTTACAG atggaAGTAGAGCACATAAAGAAGAACCTGGGGAAATGA
- the sh3kbp1 gene encoding SH3 domain-containing kinase-binding protein 1 isoform X1 yields the protein MVEAVVEFDYEAQQDDELSLTVGDIIVNIRRDDGGWWEGELGGRRGLFPDNFVREIKKEGKREAGQASMMRSDLSNGRASPVSDPSARPSKRVEQIRNRRCKAAFSYVPQHEDELELKIGDIIEIISEVEEGWWEGLLNGKTGMFPSNFTKEIQLESDTPSVDTPTSQEELRSSRTSKDSPGSESDGGDSRSEMGSGEIQPKKIRGFGFGDIFKDQPIKLRPRSMEADSEGDKTNEGKAASVSADTMKTEPDSKAKGRELCKVLFPYEAQNEDELSIKEGEIINIITKDCADAGWWMGEIGGRQGVFPDNFVKLLEAEKERPKKPPPPSAPSAKHTTEKRPDVKKVPPERPEHLPQRDQDRGEEVKVGDIPKPSLPSILPKKPLPPKTSSSSSSSSQPPRRPERPPTLACESPKSEGGASTPDSAPDRSHDADVDLDAVVSSTEKLSHPTASRPRVTDRRPRSQIITPSSLASIDLDVPAPEERKERDRRKDEHESVHTRSVDVSLRKGVPIYSVPETKAPLPTKPSVLSPPNSSGHRPASPSSSSGLSPSPELRHSPVTPPTLEELRNQLRDLRASVELLKNQHRQEMKQLASALDEEKKIRLSLQMEVEHIKKNLGK from the exons TGGAAGCCGTGGTGGAGTTTGACTATGAGGCTCAGCAGGACGATGAGTTGAGCCTGACGGTGGGTGACATCATCGTGAACATACGGCGAGATGACGGAGGATGGTGGGAAGGTGAGCTGGGAGGACGGAGGGGGCTGTTCCCCGATAACTTTGTCAGG gagaTAAAGAAAGAAGGGAAGCGAGAAGCAGGACAGGCGAGCATGATGAGATCTGACCTTTCCAACGGCAGAGCCAGCCCCGTGTCCGACCCCAGCGCACGGCCGAGCAAGAGAG TAGAGCAGATCCGTAATCGGAGGTGTAAAGCGGCGTTCAGCTACGTGCCTCAACATGAAGATGAGCTAGAATTGAAAATAGGAGACATCATTGAGATTATATCAGAG gtaGAGGAGGGCTGGTGGGAGGGACTTCTAAATGGGAAGACCGGCATGTTTCCCTCCAATTTCACCAAAGAGATCCAATTGGAGTCGGACACGCCCTCTGTAGACACGCCCACCTCGCAGGAGGAGCTCCGCAGCAGCCGCACCA gtaagGACAGCCCAGGCAGTGAGAGTGATGGAGGGGACAGTCGGTCAGAAATGGGGTCAGGAGAAATCCAGCCTAAGAAG ATCAGAGGGTTCGGCTTtggtgacatcttcaaagaCCAGCCCATCAAGCTCAGACCTCGCTCCATGGAAGCGGACTCAGAGGGGGAcaag ACTAACGAGGGGAAAGCAGCGAGTGTCTCCGCTGACACCATGAAGACCGAACCTGACAGCAAAGCCAAAG GGCGGGAGCTGTGTAAAGTCCTCTTTCCGTATGAAGCACAAAATGAAgatgagctgtcaatcaaagaaGGGGaaatcatcaacatcatcaccaAG GACTGTGCTGACGCAGGTTGGTGGATGGGGGAGATCGGAGGAAGGCAAGGTGTCTTCCCAGATAACTTTGTCAAGCTGCTAGAAGCCGAAAAAGAG AGACCAAAGAAACCGCCTCCTCCCAGCGCACCGTCAGCCAAACACACAACAG AGAAAAGGCCGGACGTCAAGAAGGTTCCTCCTGAGCGGCCCGAGCATCTGCCACAGAGAGACCAGGATCGAG gtgaagAGGTGAAGGTTGGAGACATCCCCAAGCCCTCCCTCCCGTCTATCCTTCCCAAGAAACCCCTCCCCCCAAAGAcaagctcctcctcctcctcttcctcccaaCCCCCGCGGCGCCCCGAGAGACCACCCACTCTAGC GTGTGAAAGCCCAAAGTCTGAGGGCGGGGCTTCGACACCCGATTCTGCCCCTGACAGGTCACATGACGCTG aTGTGGACCTGGACGCCGTGGTGTCGTCAACAGAGAAGCTGAGTCATCCGACGGCGTCACGGCCGAGAGTGACAGACCGCCGGCCTCGCTCACAGATCATCACACCT TCTTCTCTGGCCAGCATCGACCTCGACGTCCCCGCCccggaggagaggaaggagagggacCGACGGAAGGACGAGCACGAGTCTGTCCATACCAGATCGGTAGACGTTTCCCTGAGGAAAGGCGTTCCCATCTACTCT GTACCTGAGACTAAAGCACCTCTGCCCACCAAACCCTCTGTCCTGAGCCCGCCAAACAGCTCCGGCCATCGCCCCGCCTCCCCGTCTTCCTCCTCGGGTCTAAGCCCCTCCCCCGAGCTCCGGCATTCGCCCGTGACCCCGCCGACGCTGGAGGAACTCAGGAATCAGCTTCGAGACCTGAGGGCCTCCGTAGAGCTGCTGAAGAACCAGCACAG GCAGGAGATGAAGCAGCTGGCCAGTGCGCTGGACGAGGAGAAGAAGATTCGTCTTAGTTTACAG atggaAGTAGAGCACATAAAGAAGAACCTGGGGAAATGA
- the sh3kbp1 gene encoding SH3 domain-containing kinase-binding protein 1 isoform X2, giving the protein MVEAVVEFDYEAQQDDELSLTVGDIIVNIRRDDGGWWEGELGGRRGLFPDNFVREIKKEGKREAGQASMMRSDLSNGRASPVSDPSARPSKREQIRNRRCKAAFSYVPQHEDELELKIGDIIEIISEVEEGWWEGLLNGKTGMFPSNFTKEIQLESDTPSVDTPTSQEELRSSRTSKDSPGSESDGGDSRSEMGSGEIQPKKIRGFGFGDIFKDQPIKLRPRSMEADSEGDKTNEGKAASVSADTMKTEPDSKAKGRELCKVLFPYEAQNEDELSIKEGEIINIITKDCADAGWWMGEIGGRQGVFPDNFVKLLEAEKERPKKPPPPSAPSAKHTTEKRPDVKKVPPERPEHLPQRDQDRGEEVKVGDIPKPSLPSILPKKPLPPKTSSSSSSSSQPPRRPERPPTLACESPKSEGGASTPDSAPDRSHDADVDLDAVVSSTEKLSHPTASRPRVTDRRPRSQIITPSSLASIDLDVPAPEERKERDRRKDEHESVHTRSVDVSLRKGVPIYSVPETKAPLPTKPSVLSPPNSSGHRPASPSSSSGLSPSPELRHSPVTPPTLEELRNQLRDLRASVELLKNQHRQEMKQLASALDEEKKIRLSLQMEVEHIKKNLGK; this is encoded by the exons TGGAAGCCGTGGTGGAGTTTGACTATGAGGCTCAGCAGGACGATGAGTTGAGCCTGACGGTGGGTGACATCATCGTGAACATACGGCGAGATGACGGAGGATGGTGGGAAGGTGAGCTGGGAGGACGGAGGGGGCTGTTCCCCGATAACTTTGTCAGG gagaTAAAGAAAGAAGGGAAGCGAGAAGCAGGACAGGCGAGCATGATGAGATCTGACCTTTCCAACGGCAGAGCCAGCCCCGTGTCCGACCCCAGCGCACGGCCGAGCAAGAGAG AGCAGATCCGTAATCGGAGGTGTAAAGCGGCGTTCAGCTACGTGCCTCAACATGAAGATGAGCTAGAATTGAAAATAGGAGACATCATTGAGATTATATCAGAG gtaGAGGAGGGCTGGTGGGAGGGACTTCTAAATGGGAAGACCGGCATGTTTCCCTCCAATTTCACCAAAGAGATCCAATTGGAGTCGGACACGCCCTCTGTAGACACGCCCACCTCGCAGGAGGAGCTCCGCAGCAGCCGCACCA gtaagGACAGCCCAGGCAGTGAGAGTGATGGAGGGGACAGTCGGTCAGAAATGGGGTCAGGAGAAATCCAGCCTAAGAAG ATCAGAGGGTTCGGCTTtggtgacatcttcaaagaCCAGCCCATCAAGCTCAGACCTCGCTCCATGGAAGCGGACTCAGAGGGGGAcaag ACTAACGAGGGGAAAGCAGCGAGTGTCTCCGCTGACACCATGAAGACCGAACCTGACAGCAAAGCCAAAG GGCGGGAGCTGTGTAAAGTCCTCTTTCCGTATGAAGCACAAAATGAAgatgagctgtcaatcaaagaaGGGGaaatcatcaacatcatcaccaAG GACTGTGCTGACGCAGGTTGGTGGATGGGGGAGATCGGAGGAAGGCAAGGTGTCTTCCCAGATAACTTTGTCAAGCTGCTAGAAGCCGAAAAAGAG AGACCAAAGAAACCGCCTCCTCCCAGCGCACCGTCAGCCAAACACACAACAG AGAAAAGGCCGGACGTCAAGAAGGTTCCTCCTGAGCGGCCCGAGCATCTGCCACAGAGAGACCAGGATCGAG gtgaagAGGTGAAGGTTGGAGACATCCCCAAGCCCTCCCTCCCGTCTATCCTTCCCAAGAAACCCCTCCCCCCAAAGAcaagctcctcctcctcctcttcctcccaaCCCCCGCGGCGCCCCGAGAGACCACCCACTCTAGC GTGTGAAAGCCCAAAGTCTGAGGGCGGGGCTTCGACACCCGATTCTGCCCCTGACAGGTCACATGACGCTG aTGTGGACCTGGACGCCGTGGTGTCGTCAACAGAGAAGCTGAGTCATCCGACGGCGTCACGGCCGAGAGTGACAGACCGCCGGCCTCGCTCACAGATCATCACACCT TCTTCTCTGGCCAGCATCGACCTCGACGTCCCCGCCccggaggagaggaaggagagggacCGACGGAAGGACGAGCACGAGTCTGTCCATACCAGATCGGTAGACGTTTCCCTGAGGAAAGGCGTTCCCATCTACTCT GTACCTGAGACTAAAGCACCTCTGCCCACCAAACCCTCTGTCCTGAGCCCGCCAAACAGCTCCGGCCATCGCCCCGCCTCCCCGTCTTCCTCCTCGGGTCTAAGCCCCTCCCCCGAGCTCCGGCATTCGCCCGTGACCCCGCCGACGCTGGAGGAACTCAGGAATCAGCTTCGAGACCTGAGGGCCTCCGTAGAGCTGCTGAAGAACCAGCACAG GCAGGAGATGAAGCAGCTGGCCAGTGCGCTGGACGAGGAGAAGAAGATTCGTCTTAGTTTACAG atggaAGTAGAGCACATAAAGAAGAACCTGGGGAAATGA